The following is a genomic window from Patagioenas fasciata isolate bPatFas1 chromosome 1, bPatFas1.hap1, whole genome shotgun sequence.
CTGCATTCTCCTGGCTTCACATCCGCCACCACGTGGGTTGGTCCCTGCCCggtggactggggggactgggagaggcacaaaggaggctggggctgggacagagggGCACTGGGAAGGCACAGGGAGATGGTTTTGGGTAGAAGAATATGTTAGAgggaatcatagagtagtttgggttgaaaggatcttcaaagctcccccagtgccacccctaccatgagcagggacatcttcgccagctcaggttgctcagagccccgtccagcctggcctgggatgtctccagggatggttcatccaccacctctctgggccaggctctcaccaccctcattgtaaaaaatttcttatatctagcctgaatctcccctcttttgatttaaaaccatcacccgttgtcctatcgcaacaggccctgctcaaaagtctgtccccatctttcttcttggccctttttaagtacagaaatgcAGTAAGATCTCcggagcttttcttctccaggttgaacacccCAACTCAGCCTTTCAAGCTGAGATTATGGCCCATGTGTATAGTGTTCAAATCTATAAGTCTGGCTTTGTTGCTTCTACTACATGAAAAacaattctcctttctttttccatttgctCCAACTTTCACCAGACAGTTCCGAGGTACCACAGCCTTGCTCAGGATGGTTTGCCCACTGGAGTCGTTGTTTCCACTACAATGAACTTTACTAACTCAAAAGTCATATTCACCCTGTTTCTTGTATGTGTTGTAAGTAGAGCAGAGGCAGGTGAGGAACATGCAGGTGTCACAGCGGACTCCAAGCGATTATATTGCTGGAGAGGGGACGCTGCGGGCCTGGGGAATGGTCATTAAGCCTCTGCAACATCATCTTCTCCACCCTCGCTGCCTTCAGGCTTCTCCAGATTTACTGCCTTCCCTGCATTGCATGTTGGTGAGCAAGTACCCATTGCCCAGTGCGTGCCTCCACCACTCAGGGTGGATTTTGCCCCGAAATGGGTATTTATGATTTATATAGGTAGAGCAGACATACAGAACTCATCCCATCTGCTACAGGGCCAGCTGGGAACCGCTTGTTTTAGGATTTTTAGTGCTATAAGGCCTTACCCACCACTTGCTTTGACTCAAAAacaggtgtccccagcatgtaACCCTTTGCACGTGCCATGTCACGAAGTGGCCGGTGAGCCCTGCTGTGTCAGGCCAGAGCTTTACGTTTCCACACCGTGACATCAGCAGGTTACATCAGCTGGGCCTTGCATCACCACTAATTAATTAACCTCACAAGGCAGAAAGTCAGGGATCTCCCCGCCGGTGAATCACGTGTTTCCCCTTGAGGGCTGGGGAAGGAGACATATTTAATATGTCATATTTAATATGGCATGGAGTGCTTCAGGACACAGGACATCACGTTCTGGTCCTAATTGAAGTGCCTCCTTTATGTGCATGACTCTGCTTCACGCCTTCCCTCTTGGCTCCTGCTTGTTCATCCCTGATTTGCAGTTGACTCGGCGTGACCTGTCTACACCTCAGGAAAAAGAGATGTGGTCTCGGGGCCAAGAAGTGTTCCCAACTCCTGAATCTTTAAATTGAATTTAACAAACCTTTGGCCTTGGATTGGAGGAGAAATGGGCATGTGGGTACTACCAAAAAACTCTGATTAAACCCAACAGGGAGTTTGTCAGCTTTTTCCCAGTGTCGTTGTCCCTTTAgtcttttgttgttttaaaagcaCTTGACTTCACTAATCCCAAAAAGGATCTGAAAGAGTCACAGTCTGTCCTTCCAACAAGGGTACGGAAACTCGCTGTATCCCAAATTTCTGAGAATGCTGCAGTGGACGATCCTAAGCGTCCCGGTTTCACATTGCAGAGGTTAAGCAGGCGCAGATTtgctgagagcagctctctgggGAAGAGGAGCAAACAAAGCTTAAAAATCATAAACCAGGGAGGGGACGGCAGGACTTTCCTCCTGCCCATTACTCTGAAAAATGCCCTTGCAAACCATCTACCCATCCACGTAGGAGCTGGGGACCAGCTCAGTGGGGACCCCCCAGTGCTTCCAGCCACCCCAAATTTATAACTAATAAAAGGTTGGTTAGCGCAGGTAGGCAGCAACGCAGCTGCTCTGCTATTGCCAAATCAACTCGGGTTATTTTTACCAGCACAAGAAACCTTTTATTTTGGAGATTTGTAGCGATGCCAGGAATAATATTacttgaacaaacaaacaaaaaattacaaaCGCTTTGCATCCAGGGCCAGGcctgctggaacaggctcccctgtTAGAAGGGGAGAGGCTGAGCCCAGCCCCTGGCTAACAGAGCCGTGCCAGCGCAACCTTTAAAGCTGAGAGCAGACTTAAAAGCACAGGTCTAGACAAGACTTATTCTTTTTTTTGGAGTAAGGAGAGCTGAGGCAAATCATTTCTGGCAACGAGAGCTGCCATCAGGAGGTGTGTGTCCCACCGCCAAGCTTGCAAGACGGCTGTAGGCGGCGGCGGGCTGCAGTGCTGTGATTGCCAGcaaagaaaaagaggggaaaaaacaacaaaaaaagccaaaacatacATTTGGCTTCATCGCTTTCCAGCTCACACGCTGAAAGCCCCGCACTTTTCATACCGCTTGCTGGCGTGGGGTGTGAGGGAACAGTCCCCTCAACCCTCAGTGGGTGTCTGCATCACGCCGCCTTAAAGCAGAGCCTCTCAGAAATCCCATTTTTGGGGGAATTTTGGAGGAAAACAGGGAAAGCAGCACACAGACCCCTCGCCCGCGGGCACTCTGCCCTTGGGGCCGGGGGGCGTGGCTTTGTCTGGAGGGGGCGTGGCTTTGAGCTGGAGCGGGGCGTTGATGTGCGCTGAGGGGGCGTGGCTTTGTCTGGAGGGGGCGTGGTCTTGGCGGTAGCCCCGCCTCCGTCGGTGAGGTcggggcgcggcgcggcggcgggcgcaGAGCGGCGATGAGCGCGGGCTGAGCCGGGACGGCAGGGGCCATGGTGGCTCACGACGAGCTCGGGGGGCTCCTGCCCATCAAAAGGACTATCCGGGTGATCGACGCGCAGAACCAGTCCTTCAGGGAACAGGAGGTGAGGAAGAGCGGGGtcggagagaggggaaaaatggAGTTTTGTGAGGGGAAAAGTGGTGGGTTTGGGAGCGTCCCTCCCCGCCTCAACCTTCCCGCCCTCCACTCCTGAGGGGGAGCAACGAGGTGGGTACGCTGCTCACTTAGAGCCGGCCCCGGAGTGGGGTGCAGGCAgcgatttgaaaaagaaaaaaaaaagtattaaaaattttaaaaagaaaataaataaagaaaaaaatcttcatatcTCCTAGAGGAATGTGACCAGGGAGCCCAAACCGAGCCAGCGggatttacctttaaaaaaaaccctgttcctCTGTTCGCTCTTTCCACTAACAGGATTTTTCCTAATTAGGACATTTGCTGCATAAACCCCCTCCCAAAGAAATAACCAAAAAAatggggttttgtgggtttgttgtttggtgggtttgtatttgtttggggtttttttgcagtatTGTTATTTTTATCATGTGTTGTTATGCAGATGAACATAATTGCATTGCTGGTAGTTGCTCACATTCCTCCTGCTGCAAAAGTTTAGCAGCCAGGTAGGGACCGGCTGCTCTGGGCAGGGTTTTATTGCCGAGATTAGTGGTAAGATGaggtggaaaagagaaaaaaaacgtGGCTCCAGACAGCTCTGGGGTTTAAGGGCTCCAGGCTTAGTCGCCAGCCTCTTAAAATCCTGGTTTTAAACCAGCCAAGCTTGGGCAATCTCATTGTGCAAAAAAGGGAAACCAGATGGTGGGAGCGAAATAACATAAACCAGATCTTTTAAAGGAGAGTAAGTCACCTCGAATTCTTAAAACGTGTTTTCTGGAGGGTATAACCGGCACGTTGGGGTATCTGAAGTTAAACGTTGGGTCTGTGTTTGATTAATGAGTCCTAAGCCAACACTCTATCGGTGCCAGGTACTGAGCTGCTATCGAGAGCCACTGAAGTTATCAGCGGAGTGCGAGGCAGATTTCCCCTTTAGTCATGAGCAGCCTGTTGAATTTGAGAAAAGCGAGGGCTCTAATCTCCGTACCGACGTGTCAAGCCGGAGCCTGGTTGTTCGGTTTAAGTGCAGACAGCAGTTTTCAGAATAGAGCCAAGAGACCCAGCGACCTCCTTCCAGCTGAATCTTCAAATAAGATAACCAGGTGGCGATGATTTCTGGCAGGAATTACTCGAGCTGGTGACTTAAAATTCCTTTCTGGCTTAATAGGAAAAGTTTTGCTgggcgtgttttgtggatttgtcACAGTATTTGTCTGCATAGCTGTGGCACTGGCACGCAAGACATCGCGCTCTAGTAAATGATCCTTGTAAAAACCACTAATTATTACCTAGCACATAGGGGAAAGGTTGCAGGCGTGTGTGCTGCTAGAGGAAAATGTTTGTTGCTGGAAAGTAAAGCTTGGTTTTCTTTGGAGCAGCAAGGTGCAGCTTTTTTCACACTGTGAAGAGTTAATCTGTATTTAGAAGCATTTGAAGAAATTCTGCTAGCGTGAGGTCTTGTCTGCCAACCGAGGCACAAGTTTAAGTTTTGTGTGTATGGTTATGATATATTTATGTTCCCTTTTAATAAAGAGTCCCctggaaaataaaatctgaatggAAGCAGAAGTGCTGTTGCACTCATTGCGGTTCTTAATTATCTGTTGGCGCTGTAGTGCTTAACACTGCCAGCTTGTTACAGAAACTTTGCAGACTTGGTTCTAATCTGGGCTCCTGTAAGTAATACAGCGTGGAGACAGGCGAATCATTGTTCGCAAGGACAGAACTAAAAAAGAATTACTGAGCCTAAGTTATCCGTAGCATGAACCGTGCGGAGTCTCAGCTTACACCATGACTGAGTCTGACTGTAAGCGGAGTACGTAACCCCGAGCTGAAATGCAGATCTCAGAGAAGGTGAGGTTTCTAAGGAAGgggatttttctttccccctccctgcCTTGGATCAAATGATTTAattgaaaagagaagaagaaaaaaaacagatgctTTTCTTGGCAGTCGAGCCGTTCGTGTCTGAGAGCACTCGCAGGATTTGTTTCTCTTTAAGAGAGGGCAAATAGCCTTTTACGAAGCTGAATTTATAGCATACAGAAGTTTTTCTCCTGGCCCAACACCCCGGGGGAGCACATCACATGTACAGAAAACCCTCTTGTGCAAAATTCCTTCCTCCGCAGAGCAGGCAGGGGTTCCCCAGGAGTTGTGTCCCTCTTGTTCAATGCCGTGGTGCATTTCACTTTGAACCCCGTTTTGCACGTCTCCGTACGTATCGACCGCTCCGAAAAGCGGTGATTTATAATCCCAGGGAGCCCTTTTGTGCCGCCTGTCGCAAAGGGAGAGGAGGAATGAATTCCTTCTGCCGGACCTTGTGTGTTCACATGTGTCGCCCCGGCCCAGCGCAGATGTGCCAAGGAGGCATCCACACGCGTCCCGCAGCATCATATCTCAAATCTGGAAAGGCCACACGCTTGACCCTTTCACAGCGAGTTGCAAAGTCTGGCCAAGCGTCCTAAAGTGCTGAGGTTCTTCGCTATTAATTTTCAGTGTCGTGGGTTTGTTTTCCGTGCTATTTATATCGGGGCCTTGACAGAGCTGTGTGTGGCTTATGTCTGTATCTTTTCTGCTTACATTCCTGCACTTTCTTAAGCTTCTCTTGGCTCTCATCCCTTTATTCTAACACGCTGATACATGGTTTTATAGAAGTAAATTACCTGTCCTTTTCCTCTGTCTGTAATTAATTCAAGTTTGCTTGTCGTCTTTTGAGCCTGGCCTAACTCTCCAGCCTTCTGCATAATCCTTTTCCTGACTGTCTTGAGTGCAGTGGCTCATGGTTGACAAAAAAGCAGCTGCAGTTGCCTGTGCTTTACCTAAACCCAGCTGAGGGTCGCCTTCTTGAGCTTGAGGACACTCTTACAGCTTTTCCCTATTTTTATAATACCCTTATAGTTCTGAGATCACCCAAACATTTTGAGCGCAGTGCTTCATACTGCGCCAAGAGCTCTTTCTGTTCTGCATCACTCATAAATTGTTTCTTTTCATGTTCCCTCCGCCCTGCTCCCCGCAACTTTGAAGGCTTAATTCAGCGTGAGCTCAACCCCTCTTGCTTAACACGGCGTGTAGGCAGCCAGACGGGCTGCTCCTCGGGTTGTGTTGCTGAAATCAGATCTTACATACGGAGCTTTTATGCTTCCCCGGTCTCATGACTGGAACCCAGCTCTGTGTGTTGCTATTTTCCTTTTTGGCGTTTGGCGCTTCGGTTGCCACACAGAAGGGTTTGGGCACCTTATCTTGCAATCTCAAACTGGAAATAGAGACAGCGAAGAGCTTATCCTAAGTGATCCTGGCTTTGCTTTTTAGCCTCTGGCCGAACACCCCAGGGGAGCACATCGCATGTACAGGAAGGATTCAAATGTAATTAACCAAAAGCTTTGGTAACATTATTACTGAGATGAACTCAAAAAAGAGGCTTTTTCCATCAGCTCCTCTGAACTTCACGCTAAGTAACTTgtttatgatgatgatgatgagtcACATCCAACCGTCTGCCAGATGTTTAAGAGCACCAGGGTGCATCATCTGGCCTTTTTCCTACCCTTAAGCTCTCAGTCCACCTCATTCGGGCATCCCGCTGTGCACACCTTTTTTGTACCATCCTCACGACACAATATTTTTGGTGTAAAACACACAGGGTCGCCAGCATGATTTTAAAAACTCAGCTTAGCAGGAGGTTTCCATGGGGCGTTTCCTCTTTCTTGGCAGCGTTTCGGTCAGGACAGAATTGAAAATGCTCCGAGCTCCCGGCAGGGATTAGCGGTGTAGAAAAGCAGAAGCTCTATCTTTCAAATCTAAACAACACATAAGAAAAATGATGATGACTTGCGGGGTGGGAGGGAGCTTTGTAAACGAAAGGTTTGCAGCTTTATCCGCTTCGTGTGTGCGTGTCCCTCGCAGGAATGTTCAGCATGTGGTCGTTTGCTATTTGTTAGAATAGCTGCTGAGGTTGGCCTGGGCTCCCACTGCTACTTTTCTCtccagaataaaattaaaatggaaaaacacATTCTTTCTACAAAGGAAAAACATGATAAACTGGAGAAGCAGATCACAACTCCATCTTTAGATGACAATCACTCACTTTGCGGAGGAGAATGCTTTGGTCTATTTATGTTCAAACCATAACGGTCCCAGTTTTGAATTCTGACTGACATGTGTGTTATCTTGCCTCTTTCACACTGGGCAAAGCCACCGCAGCTTAATTGCCGCCTTAGAGCTCAAACAAACATTTTCAgtctctgctttatttttaagaTGAATGGCTGCTTCAAAACACTCTCTTTGCTCTGCTTCCCACTCCTTAAGTGGGTTCATGCTTTTTAAACCTGCCTGAACAGCTTGAGAAATGAAGTGGGACTCACAGCCAGTACAATTTGTTCTCTGCTTTATTTACAGGAGCCGAGCAATAAGCGGGTTCGACCTTTAGCACGGGTCACGTCTCTGGCGAACTTGATCTCTCCTGTAAGAAATGGTGCAGTTCGGCGCTTTGGGCAGACAATACAGGTAAAAAAAGCAGAGGCTTCTAGTCTTTAAAGTCTGGAGATGCAGAGAAAGTACTGGCTGTATGGGGTTAAAACAGGCACTGAGATTTCAAGGCATCTCTTGGAAATCTCCTCTATGATTCACACATAGACAGAAAACTTGTTTGGGACTTGGGGATGAAGAAGACTTCAGGGGCAGGTTGCTAGATAACAAGGTTATTAAAGGTTTAAgcagtaaaaaccaaaaccaataaacTGATTCTGATAGGGGGAATTAGTTGATAAACTGTTGCCGTACTTGAGGTACGTGTATCAGAGCATGTGCTTAAATATGAACTGACCCTGCTGTTCAGTGATCCAGATAATGTTCCAGAAGTGTTGTCTAAGGAACACTATACCCCACATGTGCAGATAAGATCACTTCTGCatcttggttttaataacattacGAATCATGAGAGCAAAGTTCAAGTGACTCCTGATTAACCCCGTTATAAGCAGAATTATGATCCTAGTTTATTTACTTCCTCATACTTTGGAAATAAACCCAAGCTTTAGCTGCCCATCCTCCTCTCAAGCGCTGGCCCAGTGCAGGGAAAGGCACATGGAAAAGTTTGCCAATCTCTGGGCTCGATTAAAATGTTCCTTTATCTGAGGAAAAGTGTCTGGGTGTGTTTTTCCTGCCCTGTACAACACAGGAGGATGGAGGATTGGGAGGGGTATGGATAATACCATAATACTTCAGCACTTTTGAAGTGTTGGctctacatatttttttaatttttatttattttttaatacccgCAGTCATTTGCCCTTCGCAGCGACAAGTCTCCCAGCTGTGCCCAGAAGTCATGTAGCAGATCTGCTGCTCCTACCCCTCCTAAAAGGAGAAACAGCGTGCTTTGGTCTGAAACGTTAGATGTCAACATGAAAGAATCCCTGAGCACCAAAGAAATTAAACGCCAGGAGGTGGGTTAAACAGCAGGACTGGGAAAAGCAGCCCAGACCTCGGCTTGGGCTGTTTCCTTGGCGGGGGAAATGAGTAACAAGCATCTGTGGGGAACTGTATCTTCCCATGCACCTTCGTTTTTAAAACTCTAGATTTATTTCTGCGTGAGGCATGGGAAAAGGTAGAGCTTTCTCTCTTGAGTCACCAGGGAGTTCGTCTCCCCCGTTTTGACCCTTCAGAGATGCCAAACTCTTTCCACGGGGGGTGCTCGGCATTTCTGAAATCCGAGACCCAGCCGCGCTGGTTGCTTTACAGCAAGACCCAAAGTCGGGTTCGTCGTAAAGCCAACTGTCTTTCTCTTAAAGCTCTTGACAACTGGTCGCAAGCCAAATGGCAAGGCCTTGGCTTGCCTTTTTCCTGTCCTTCTTAGACAAATGTAACGACAACACAGAAGCTGACTAAAAGACGCCTGGGATTTGACCTCTGCGGTTTTCTGGGTTTTGTGTTGTTCATCCTTGCCCGTGTAAAAGCAGTGATTTAAAAGGCGCTAATATTTAATTTGGCTCGTGCGTGGGCGTCAGAGCTTTCGCACAGTTGTAAGTAACGCTGCTTGCTCGGAGCTGAGAAAGCCGGCGGATTTACTCGGGGTTGTCGTGCCCAGGTGACGTACTGTCAAACTGGCAAACCCGCCTATTCAGGATATATATTATGTGAGCTAAAAGGTTCTTTCAGAGAAAAACTGGGATTAAAGGTGACTCCCGATGCTTTATCTCCTTCCTCACAGGCAATATATGAAATGTCCAGGGGAGAGCAGGACCTCATCGAAGACCTCAAGCTTGCCAGaaaggtgagtgttttggtttttttcctgcagttataAAATCATATTCCAGATAATAACGAAGTTTCTTCACACCTGCAAACATTTTGCATCAGCTTTGTCAGACCCAGAATCCACAGTTTAAAAGCTGGCCTGGAAAGCTGAGGTGAGCAATCCAACAGTACTGGTTTGATTGCAATAAACCCGGCCAAAAAAGGATTGTGCTTTACATTCCTACAGAGGTAGCTGTGGAATCCCTCTGCCCGATGAAAACAGTTCAGACAGGAAAATCCTTTTCATTTGATATCTTCATACAGAGATGAATCTTGTTATGGTCAAAGCCAGTGTTATTGTTTCCATTGGCTTCACTTCACATCTGCCCTGCAAATGACACATCCCCTCATATTTAAATGGTCAGTTTTGGGCCTTGGGAGACTTGAATATATTTTAATACTGACGGTTTTTTGACAGGCCTATCACGATCCCATGCTGAAACTCTCCATCATGTCCGAGGAGGAACTCACCCACATATTTGGGGACTTGGATTCTTATATTCCTCTGCATGAAGGTGAGAGCGACTGGATCATTTTCACACGATGCGCTGAGTTAAACTCTGTGCTTTCTCACATCAGACCAACCTACCGGGGCATTACTGCAATTTCTGTTTTTGTGCTTCCATTTCAGACTTGTTGGCAAGTTTAGGAGAAGCGACCAAACCAGATGGAACAGTGGAGCAGATTGGGCCCATTCTTGTGAAGTGGGTGAGTGCATAACTCGAAGACAGCAGGCTAAAAACAAGCTTACAGAACGTTTAAAGCTAGAAGCCGAAAAGCTGTGGGCTTTTGTGGCCTTGAGTGAAAGACTGAAACGGAAATCCTGGCTACGCTGAAAACAATGGGAGTCTGTCAGCCGTAATGGGCCATGATTTCACCCTGGATACTTACACTGGCGTGACTGCAATTACTTGCTGATTTATGGTTGAAATGTCTATATCTTCTGGAGCGTTTGTCACTGATGTGATTTCAACAGCGTTATCGCTGTCAATCTGAACATTTGAACTTCAAAGGCATCGCATGCAGGATGCCCTTGTTCTCCTCACAAAACACTGGCTACATATACAAGGATAGTCTGTTAGCTCGTTTTATTGGGTGAAGTATCACAGTAAGGGAAGTAGAACTCCCCCGAGTTTGACACATTGATGCGATTTGCTTTTCCTACGTGGAATTTAACTCCTGACTATTGTTCTCCTGCAGTTGCCGCGACTCCACGCCTACAAAGGTTACTGCAGCAATCAGCTGGCGGCCAAAGCGCTTCTGGATCAGAAGAAACAGGACCGGAGGGTGCAGGACTTCCTGCAGCGCTGCCTCGAGTCTCCTTTCAGCCGCAAACTGGACCTTTGGAGCTTCTTGGACATTCCTCGAAGCCGCCTGGTCAAATACCCACTGCTCCTAAAAGAGATCCTGAGGCACACCCCCAAAGACCACCCCGATATCCAGATTCTGGAAGAAGCCGTAAGTGACAGCGATTTTTGTGGTCATCATTCTGACATAAACACATCATTCTGGTGCTTCTTAAACCCTCGGCAATTTTGTGGGGTGGTTTTCTCGATGGACACGAATCTGTGAATGTAACCCCTCACGAAAGCTGAGAAATCAGTCCACATGGATTCCATCACCTGGAGTTCTTAAAGGGAAGGTATACAAGTAGAGGTCACTATTTAATCATTTCTAAATGTTTTTGCTTTATAGATATCTATAATCCAAGGAGTCCTCTCTGACATCAACCTGAAGAAGGGCGAGTCGGAGTGTCAGTATTACATTGACAAGCTGGAGTACCTGGATGAGAAGCAGAAGGACCCAAGGATTGAAGGCAGCAAAGTTTTACTGTGCCACGGCGAGCTGAAGAATAAAAATGGACATGTAAGTCCCTCATGTTCATGGCAATTAATTCTCAAGATGGAAAACCTTCCCTAAGTGGTAGTTAAAACTGTTGTATCAGGACCAGGAGCCCTTCCATCCGTTGGGTGAGCTTAGAGAATTAACTGTATTTTAAGAAGCAGCAGAGCTTTTAGCTCTGATAACAGTCTGCATTTCAGGGTGTAAGGGAGAGCTTCCTGCTGACAGCTTTACAATCGGCCTTCAGAGGCTGGAAAATAATTAGCACAGAATTCCCATAGAAAGTGTTCTCTGTGCTCTCCGTCCAACGGGATTTCCTGCCGGCTCTTTACTTTCAGGTGCTCTGACTTTCCCTGTTCTGAGCGCCGGCTCTTTCACAGCGTTCctgcaaaaacctctttggctTTGCGGCAAACTGCCAGAAGTTTTATCTCCTGCCGCAGCAGCGCTGAAAGACCCTGCTGTACTCCAGGGTTTGCTGCCTTTTGTTCTGCTTCGCAGGACTAACCTTGTCTTAAACATCAGAtccttttctgtttatttggttttgcttgattggagggttttttgtttaatttggcCATTAGACTCCTATACACATGAAGCGTTTTGTATTGGCAGAAAAGATACAGCTCCTAATCGTCTTATTCTTGCCATTTGCAAAAGATAATTCACTTTTTAAAGGTCATAAGATAATAAACCCGTTGATGTAATTCTGCTCTGTGCCAGGGCCTTATGTTGCTCTAAAAGGAAACTCAGACCGTGGGTGAAACTTCAGATAACGCGGCCTTGAATCCCAGAGGATGTGTAATCGCTTTGAATACCAAGTAAAACTCTTTGCTTACATTCGGATGTGTTTTCCCTTTCAGAAACTCTACGTTTTCCTCTTCCAAGACATCCTGGTTTTGACTCGGCCGGTCACTCGCAATGAGCGTCAGGCCTACCAAGTGTACAGGCAACCCATCCCCGTGCAGGAGCTACTGCTGGAAGACCTGCAGGACGGCGACGTGAAGATGGGAGGATCCTTCCGAGGAGCTTTTGGCAATTCCGATAAAGGTACAGACCAAACCAGATCACCCATGCGGGGATCCGGTGGCGAGGAGAGATTACACCGGGGTATAGATCCCTGGGAACTGAGGTTCTTTTAGGATAAGCTGACACGTGGTGTATGTTGACTGTCACTGCTGGGCTTTGCACTATTACATTGGGCGGCCATGAACTTATATATGGTGCTTTGATTAGAAAATATCTATTTCAACATGTgtctttttagtttgttttatctGGTGGGGTTTTgaacacgccagaggctgtgctgccatccagagacctggacaggctggagagctgggcagggaaaaatttaatgaaatagaacaagggcaagtgtagagtctggaatctgggcaggaacaaccccaggttccagtgtaagttggggaatgagctattagagagcagtgtaggggaaagggacctgggggtcctggggacagcagggtgaccatgagccagcactgggcccttgtggccaggaaggccaatgggacctggggtgggttagaagggggtggtcagtaggtcagagaggttctcctgcccctctgctctgccctggggagaccacacctggaatattgtgtccagttgtggcccctcagctccagaaggacggggaactgctggagagagtccagcgcagggcaacaaagatgctgaaggcagtggagcatctcccgtgtgaggaaaggctgagggagctggggctctggagctggagaagaggaggctgaggggtgacctcattaatatttataaatatataaaaggtgagtgtcaggaggatggagccaggctcttcttggtgacaaaccaatgataggacaaggggtaatgggtacaaactggaacacaggatgttccacttaaatatgagaagaaacttcttcctggtgagggtgtcagagcctggcccaggctgcccggggaggttgtggagtctccttctctgcagacattcaaacccgcctggaccccttcctgtggaacctcagctgggtgttcctgctccatggggggattgcactggatgagctttccaggtcccttacagcccctgacattctgggattctgtgattcttttcctGAAGGACAGCCCAGGTCGCTTGTCTAACAAAATCTGAAAACACCGAGCTAGGAACTGATCTCCTTTTTTCCGACGTTTCTCTTCAGCTAAAAACATCTTCCGAGTTCGTTTCCAAGATCCCTCCCC
Proteins encoded in this region:
- the NET1 gene encoding neuroepithelial cell-transforming gene 1 protein isoform X1 gives rise to the protein MEAEPVGQNPPRRTRSRASAGARASRSPPADNTPGAAASCSRYPLRRGSSFTFLTPGSHWDFTLKRKRREKEDDVVSLCSLDFKEPSNKRVRPLARVTSLANLISPVRNGAVRRFGQTIQSFALRSDKSPSCAQKSCSRSAAPTPPKRRNSVLWSETLDVNMKESLSTKEIKRQEAIYEMSRGEQDLIEDLKLARKAYHDPMLKLSIMSEEELTHIFGDLDSYIPLHEDLLASLGEATKPDGTVEQIGPILVKWLPRLHAYKGYCSNQLAAKALLDQKKQDRRVQDFLQRCLESPFSRKLDLWSFLDIPRSRLVKYPLLLKEILRHTPKDHPDIQILEEAISIIQGVLSDINLKKGESECQYYIDKLEYLDEKQKDPRIEGSKVLLCHGELKNKNGHKLYVFLFQDILVLTRPVTRNERQAYQVYRQPIPVQELLLEDLQDGDVKMGGSFRGAFGNSDKAKNIFRVRFQDPSPGQSHTLQANDVFHKQQWVNCIRTAIAPFQRTAAAAELKELPELSEESEENNPSASNVKAHKRQSAGVAEMELDENASECGSIMDSEEAKGAKTHRTSFGHRKTREKQLSGKRKETLV
- the NET1 gene encoding neuroepithelial cell-transforming gene 1 protein isoform X2, whose product is MVAHDELGGLLPIKRTIRVIDAQNQSFREQEEPSNKRVRPLARVTSLANLISPVRNGAVRRFGQTIQSFALRSDKSPSCAQKSCSRSAAPTPPKRRNSVLWSETLDVNMKESLSTKEIKRQEAIYEMSRGEQDLIEDLKLARKAYHDPMLKLSIMSEEELTHIFGDLDSYIPLHEDLLASLGEATKPDGTVEQIGPILVKWLPRLHAYKGYCSNQLAAKALLDQKKQDRRVQDFLQRCLESPFSRKLDLWSFLDIPRSRLVKYPLLLKEILRHTPKDHPDIQILEEAISIIQGVLSDINLKKGESECQYYIDKLEYLDEKQKDPRIEGSKVLLCHGELKNKNGHKLYVFLFQDILVLTRPVTRNERQAYQVYRQPIPVQELLLEDLQDGDVKMGGSFRGAFGNSDKAKNIFRVRFQDPSPGQSHTLQANDVFHKQQWVNCIRTAIAPFQRTAAAAELKELPELSEESEENNPSASNVKAHKRQSAGVAEMELDENASECGSIMDSEEAKGAKTHRTSFGHRKTREKQLSGKRKETLV